A DNA window from Zingiber officinale cultivar Zhangliang chromosome 3A, Zo_v1.1, whole genome shotgun sequence contains the following coding sequences:
- the LOC122052110 gene encoding uncharacterized protein LOC122052110 isoform X2, with product MTALLNFLAIFFSRLLEPLEEQFLSLGVMTKVQAQRQMAPQLLRSLGKEVAMKFLLKFIWLLEPLEKQFMRMGAQGHMDGPAIIEVPGQRSRNEVLAEIYMQFLSLGVMTKVQAQRHMDGPAIIEVLGQRSRNEVLAEIYMTIFFSRLLEPLEKQFLSLGVMTKVQAQRHMDDPAIIEVLEQRSRNEVLAEIYMVAGTFGKAILELGSDDEGPSTEAHG from the exons ATGACAGCTCTATTGAACTTCTTGGCGATTTTCTTTTCAAG GTTGCTGGAACCTTTGGAAGAGCAATTCTTGAGCTTGGGAGTGATGACGAAGGTCCAAGCACAGAGGCAAATGGCCCCGCAATTATTGAGGTCCTTGGGCAAAGAAGTCGCAATGAAGTTCTTGCTGAAATTTATATG GTTGCTGGAACCTTTGGAAAAGCAATTCATGAGGATGGGAGCACAGGGGCACATGGATGGCCCTGCAATTATTGAGGTCCCTGGGCAAAGAAGTCGCAATGAAGTTCTTGCTGAAATTTATATG CAATTCTTGAGCTTGGGAGTGATGACGAAGGTCCAAGCACAGAGGCACATGGATGGCCCTGCAATTATTGAGGTCCTTGGGCAAAGAAGTCGCAATGAAGTTCTTGCTGAAATTTATATG ACTATCTTCTTTTCAAG GTTGCTGGAACCTTTGGAAAAGCAATTTTTGAGCTTGGGAGTGATGACGAAGGTCCAAGCACAGAGGCACATGGATGACCCTGCAATTATTGAGGTCCTTGAGCAAAGAAGTCGCAATGAAGTTCTTGCTGAAATTTATATG GTTGCTGGAACCTTTGGAAAAGCAATTCTTGAGCTTGGGAGTGATGACGAAGGTCCAAGCACAGAGGCACATGGATGA
- the LOC122052110 gene encoding uncharacterized protein LOC122052110 isoform X1, whose protein sequence is MTALLNFLAIFFSRLLEPLEEQFLSLGVMTKVQAQRQMAPQLLRSLGKEVAMKFLLKFIWLLEPLEKQFMRMGAQGHMDGPAIIEVPGQRSRNEVLAEIYMQFLSLGVMTKVQAQRHMDGPAIIEVLGQRSRNEVLAEIYMTIFFSRLLEPLEKQFLRLGVMTMVQAQRDMYDPAIIEVLGQRSRNEVLGEIYMTIFFSRLLEPLEKQFLSLGVMTKVQAQRHMDDPAIIEVLEQRSRNEVLAEIYMVAGTFGKAILELGSDDEGPSTEAHG, encoded by the exons ATGACAGCTCTATTGAACTTCTTGGCGATTTTCTTTTCAAG GTTGCTGGAACCTTTGGAAGAGCAATTCTTGAGCTTGGGAGTGATGACGAAGGTCCAAGCACAGAGGCAAATGGCCCCGCAATTATTGAGGTCCTTGGGCAAAGAAGTCGCAATGAAGTTCTTGCTGAAATTTATATG GTTGCTGGAACCTTTGGAAAAGCAATTCATGAGGATGGGAGCACAGGGGCACATGGATGGCCCTGCAATTATTGAGGTCCCTGGGCAAAGAAGTCGCAATGAAGTTCTTGCTGAAATTTATATG CAATTCTTGAGCTTGGGAGTGATGACGAAGGTCCAAGCACAGAGGCACATGGATGGCCCTGCAATTATTGAGGTCCTTGGGCAAAGAAGTCGCAATGAAGTTCTTGCTGAAATTTATATG ACTATCTTCTTTTCAAG GTTGCTGGAACCTTTGGAAAAGCAATTCTTGAGGTTGGGAGTGATGACGATGGTCCAAGCACAGAGGGACATGTATGACCCTGCAATTATTGAGGTCCTTGGGCAAAGAAGTCGCAATGAAGTTCTTGGTGAAATTTATATG ACTATCTTCTTTTCAAG GTTGCTGGAACCTTTGGAAAAGCAATTTTTGAGCTTGGGAGTGATGACGAAGGTCCAAGCACAGAGGCACATGGATGACCCTGCAATTATTGAGGTCCTTGAGCAAAGAAGTCGCAATGAAGTTCTTGCTGAAATTTATATG GTTGCTGGAACCTTTGGAAAAGCAATTCTTGAGCTTGGGAGTGATGACGAAGGTCCAAGCACAGAGGCACATGGATGA